From Aspergillus chevalieri M1 DNA, chromosome 4, nearly complete sequence, a single genomic window includes:
- a CDS encoding non-ribosomal peptide synthetase (COG:Q;~EggNog:ENOG410Q2HE;~InterPro:IPR000873,IPR009081,IPR036291,IPR036736, IPR010080,IPR013120,IPR042099,IPR010071,IPR020845;~PFAM:PF00501,PF01370,PF00550,PF07993;~SMCOG1002:AMP-dependent synthetase and ligase;~antiSMASH:Cluster_4.6), with product MPLSAFNISISRSMTSEELPEAESYDSAVSRNEGLAQIFRSQVLQRPSSVAVIDGEITLTYEELHSRATVLARELRYGEFMLGEPVGIIARHGFADVVTQIAILYAGGSCVPMDPTLPDRQIQARLQKLQTRYVLVDKANAKRSLPFQQLVIDDWSTLPDKTLSVSDTDLPVKADLEHRTHIIHTSGTTSEPKAVQIAARSILQVVFHAPFEPVLPTDTVAHVNNSSFDVSLFDIWAPLLRGASIAVLKKNVLLDLPVMAAHIDRFNITVMATTTALLNLAASTYPKAFSKLRICFIGGEAANATAIKTILVEGPPANLINAYGPTECCVFCLAHRVTIEDAQSGNISIGKPIGRGLAYICDESGELVPDGEEGELLIGGAGVSPGYINQPEKNAASFISNKRGRLYRTGDIVRRRVTDGQIDYVGRRDHQVKIRGFRIELEAVEAAMLKTGQFSQAVALKVDAVPGEAAGSVLIAFAVLAPGSKREAVLNALDSLKAVLPDYMVPRIEILPQIPLDNHAKADRKHLTQLYRDRWAEQQTVGLNGSDEKSEDTYQRLARLWSYILGLPVSAKDHDADFFLLGATSLQASLLISQIRRAFDAEVSLLTLYDNSSLAKLSAIIEESQGGTTRAVFYEQDVWLDDSKMADGLGPLPGPVVDWKHETEGRVFLTGATGFVGAFFLADLLHLRDVHQVGCLVRAADPTTGLKRLQRALAKYNLWEDWFVDKLLPICGTLEDQHLGLGSPERFEEFANWTSVIFHLGARVNYTQPYSLHRPANVVGTVNILRLACTGRTKALHYVSSISCFGPTGYINGFQHVTEDESLLKHLDALPYDHGYAQSQWVVENMLQRLIKLNYPIAVYRPGFITGHTQTGACNPDDFFSRLIHACAEIGCYPLLPNQRKEFVPVDYVNTVILHIASLPADSALGHAYHIVPPNRAASIDMNDSMELASSSNSDNTGAKGVPYREWIEILMEKSPERLRPLQPMLTEKVHQGLTRWELYENMPLYETSNTNKALESYPGELQFPILDGELMQKYLSYLQS from the coding sequence ATGCCCCTATCCGCTTTCAACATTTCGATATCCAGATCAATGACGTCTGAAGAGCTACCCGAGGCGGAAAGCTATGACTCGGCCGTGAGCCGGAATGAAGGACTCGCCCAGATTTTCCGTTCCCAGGTTCTTCAGCGTCCATCGTCAGTGGCAGTTATCGACGGAGAGATTACCCTCACCTATGAAGAGTTGCATTCGAGGGCCACGGTCCTTGCGCGGGAACTTCGGTATGGAGAGTTCATGCTGGGAGAGCCGGTTGGAATTATCGCGCGGCATGGCTTCGCGGACGTCGTGACCCAGATTGCAATCCTCTATGCCGGCGGAAGTTGCGTCCCCATGGATCCAACGTTACCAGATCGCCAGATCCAAGCTCGACTGCAAAAGCTGCAAACGAGATACGTATTAGTCGACAAGGCCAATGCCAAGCGAAGTCTGCCGTTTCAGCAGCTAGTCATTGACGACTGGAGCACGCTACCAGACAAAACATTGTCAGTTTCGGATACAGATCTTCCCGTCAAAGCCGACCTCGAACACCGCACTCACATAATTCATACGTCGGGAACGACGAGCGAGCCAAAAGCAGTTCAAATCGCGGCCCGTTCCATTCTGCAGGTAGTATTCCACGCACCATTTGAGCCGGTCTTGCCAACAGACACAGTCGCCCATGTCAACAACTCCAGTTTCGATGTCTCCCTCTTCGATATCTGGGCACCGCTGTTGCGTGGAGCTAGCATTGCCGTTTTGAAGAAGAATGTTCTGCTGGATTTACCGGTAATGGCGGCGCATATTGATCGTTTCAATATCACCGTTATGGCCACAACCACTGCTCTCCTGAACTTGGCAGCATCAACATACCCAAAGGCTTTCTCAAAACTGCGAATTTGTTTCATTGGCGGAGAAGCGGCCAATGCAACTGCAATCAAGACCATTTTGGTCGAAGGCCCGCCGGCTAATctcatcaacgcatacggcCCGACAGAGTGTTGCGTTTTCTGCTTAGCCCATCGAGTCACCATTGAGGATGCTCAATCAGGAAATATCAGTATCGGGAAACCAATTGGCCGTGGCCTTGCATATATTTGTGATGAATCTGGCGAATTGGTCCCAGATGGGGAGGAAGGTGAATTGTTGATTGGTGGCGCGGGAGTGTCACCAGGATACATAAACCAGCCAGAGAAAAACGCAGCCTCCTTTATCAGTAATAAACGTGGACGGTTGTACCGAACGGGTGATATCGTCCGGCGAAGGGTGACGGACGGCCAGATTGACTACGTAGGGCGCCGTGACCATCAAGTTAAGATTCGTGGTTTCCGGATTGAACTTGAAGCGGTTGAAGCGGCAATGTTGAAAACGGGTCAATTTTCACAGGCTGTCGCGTTGAAGGTTGACGCCGTACCTGGCGAAGCAGCAGGGTCGGTGTTAATTGCCTTTGCAGTGCTGGCCCCAGGATCCAAACGTGAGGCAGTGCTTAATGCCCTTGATTCGTTGAAAGCTGTCTTGCCAGACTACATGGTGCCCAGGATTGAAATTCTTCCACAAATTCCTCTTGATAACCATGCTAAGGCAGACCGAAAACATCTCACACAGTTGTATCGAGATCGTTGGGCCGAGCAGCAGACGGTTGGCCTCAACGGCAGTGATGAAAAATCTGAAGACACTTATCAACGGCTCGCTCGCTTGTGGTCATATATCCTTGGTCTTCCAGTGTCTGCCAAAGATCATGATGCGGACTTCTTTCTCCTCGGAGCCACCTCGTTACAAGCATCCCTTCTTATCAGCCAGATACGTCGGGCCTTCGATGCAGAAGTCTCACTTTTGACATTGTACGATAATTCCAGCCTTGCGAAGCTAAGTGCGATCATCGAAGAAAGCCAGGGTGGTACCACTCGGGCAGTATTCTATGAACAGGACGTATGGCTGGATGATAGCAAGATGGCAGACGGACTTGGCCCGCTACCAGGCCCTGTGGTCGACTGGAAACACGAGACTGAAGGACGTGTCTTTTTGACAGGTGCCACGGGTTTTGTTGGTGCTTTCTTTCTGGCTGATCTTCTACACCTGCGGGATGTGCATCAGGTTGGCTGTCTGGTACGGGCCGCAGACCCAACAACTGGCTTGAAGCGTCTCCAACGAGCCCTGGCTAAATATAATCTATGGGAGGATTGGTTTGTGGACAAGTTGCTGCCAATATGCGGTACCCTTGAGGACCAGCACTTGGGTCTAGGCTCGCCCGAACGATTCGAAGAGTTTGCAAACTGGACCAGCGTTATCTTTCATCTGGGAGCACGAGTCAATTACACGCAGCCCTACTCTCTTCATCGCCCGGCCAATGTGGTGGGAACAGTGAATATTCTGCGTCTCGCATGCACCGGCCGAACAAAGGCGTTGCACTATGTCTCGAGTATATCCTGCTTTGGGCCGACGGGATACATAAATGGTTTCCAGCATGTCACAGAAGATGAATCGTTGTTAAAGCACCTCGATGCCCTCCCCTATGACCATGGATACGCGCAAAGTCAGTGGGTTGTGGAGAACATGCTGCAACGACTCATCAAACTGAATTACCCCATCGCTGTCTACCGACCAGGGTTCATCACCGGCCATACTCAGACCGGCGCCTGCAACCCAGATGACTTCTTCAGCCGTCTGATCCACGCGTGTGCCGAAATAGGATGTTATCCATTGCTTCCAAATCAACGTAAAGAGTTTGTGCCTGTTGACTATGTCAACACCGTCATCCTGCATATAGCCTCACTGCCCGCTGATTCTGCTTTGGGCCATGCGTATCACATTGTTCCTCCGAATCGCGCCGCTTCAATCGACATGAATGACTCCATGGAGCTTGCCAGTTCATCAAATTCCGATAACACTGGTGCCAAAGGCGTTCCTTATCGAGAATGGATTGAAATATTGATGGAGAAGTCTCCAGAGCGACTGCGTCCTCTGCAGCCCATGCTGACAGAGAAGGTGCACCAGGGACTCACGCGATGGGAGCTCTATGAGAATATGCCATTATATGAGACCAGCAACACGAATAAAGCTCTAGAAAGCTACCCTGGCGAGCTTCAGTTTCCAATCTTAGATGGCGAGTTGATGCAGAAGTATCTCTCTTATCTCCAGTCTTGA